One segment of Polypterus senegalus isolate Bchr_013 chromosome 8, ASM1683550v1, whole genome shotgun sequence DNA contains the following:
- the LOC120533454 gene encoding zinc finger protein 239-like, with product MDVKEEMCESDMNIPEIRTVNIKEEDWEWESVLPKQDHLCIKEEDCELGLVHVKEEAEEKFVSIETSIHTSLESVKEEDLHNACQDGAVTGMVSSPSKHSPGPSISVKSESLHSDTNKTEENFTVRTTEDQPQSENKCTKRSKHLCISECSKQFSDRSGLQRHTVPATGEKPYSCLECGKRFLLRSTLHTHKRIHTGEKPHCCYECGKQFSQNAHLQAHKRTHTGLKPFCCNECGKQFSLRSNLQTHIRTHTGEKPYRCNECGKQYSERSSLHRHTRTHTGEKPYSCLECGKQFSLRGSLKRHSSVHTGEKPFSCSECGKKFVRLVSLKRHSAVHMG from the exons atggatgtgaaagaggaGATGTGCGAGTCTGACATGAATATCCCGGAGATAAGGACTGTAAatattaaggaggaggactgGGAATGGGAGTCTGTTCTccctaaacaggatcatctctgcATTAAAGAGGAGGACTGTGAGCTGGGGTTAGTGCATGTTAAAGAAGAGGCTGAAGAGAAGTTTGTCAGCATTGAGACAAGTATCCATACAAGTCTGGAGAGTGTCAAGGAAGAGGACCTTCACAATGCATGTCAAGATGGAGCCGTGACTGGGATGGTCTCTTCTCCGAGCAAACACTCTCCTGGGCCTTCTATCAGCGTGAAGTCTGAATCTTTACATTCTGACACAAACAAGACGGAGGAGAATTTCACAGTTAGAACAACAGAAGATCAGCCACAGtctgaaaataaatgtacaaaaa GAAGCAAACATCTCTGCATTAGTGAATGTAGCAAACAATTCTCAGACAGGAGCGGTCTTCAGAGACACACCGTACCTgccactggagagaagccgtacagctgtttggaatgtggcaaacggtTTTTGCTAAGGAGCACTCTTCATACCCACAAGAggattcacacgggagagaagcctcATTGCTGTTACgagtgtggcaaacagttttcacaaaatgCCCATCTGCAAGCCCACAAAAGAACTCACACGGGATTGAAGCCattttgctgtaatgaatgtggcaaacagttttcgcTAAGGAGTAATCTTCAGACCCACATTAGAACTCATACAGGAGAAAAGCCGTAtcgctgtaatgaatgtggcaaacaatacTCTGAGAGGAGCAGTCTTCACAGACACACTAgaactcacactggagagaagccctaCAGCTGTTTAGAATGTGGAAAACAGTTTTCATTAAGGGGCAGTCTTAAGAGGCATTCTTcagttcacacgggagagaagccgtTTTCCTGCTCGGAATGTGGCAAAAAATTTGTGCGTCTGGTCAGTCTTAAGAGACACTCTGCAGTGCACATGGGATAG